The proteins below come from a single Drosophila busckii strain San Diego stock center, stock number 13000-0081.31 chromosome X, ASM1175060v1, whole genome shotgun sequence genomic window:
- the LOC108605442 gene encoding zinc finger protein 593 homolog, giving the protein MGMVQKRKKMHYGDTHLQRRWRVRNRRRDLDQIDDDLRTRSGELINQNVDLEKPGFAQFYCVHCAKYFIDDTAMQAHFRTKVHKRRLKALETEPYSIEESERAAGRGSFQKPKKRVMETQPTKEEVIGGKRIKVTEVAENDSNAMEQDDQKPTTSVKANRKRKQKMDT; this is encoded by the coding sequence ATGGGTATGGTACAGAAGCGTAAGAAGATGCACTATGGCGACACACATCTGCAGCGTAGATGGCGTGTACGCAATCGTAGACGGGATCTGGATCAAATCGACGATGATTTGCGCACACGTAGCGGCGAATTAATCAATCAGAATGTGGATCTAGAGAAGCCAGGCTTTGCGCAATTCTACTGTGTACACTGTGCCAAGTACTTTATCGACGACACTGCCATGCAGGCGCATTTTCGAACTAAAGTACACAAGCGTCGTCTTAAGGCGCTCGAAACAGAACCGTACAGCATTGAAGAGTCTGAGCGTGCTGCTGGCCGGGGCAGCTTTCAGAAGCCCAAGAAGCGCGTTATGGAAACACAGCCAACCAAGGAGGAAGTCATTGGTGGAAAACGCATCAAGGTGACAGAAGTGGCTGAGAACGACTCGAACGCCATGGAGCAGGATGACCAAAAGCCGACAACATCAGTAAAAGCGAATCGGAAGCGTAAACAAAAAATGGATACATAA
- the LOC108607040 gene encoding high affinity copper uptake protein 1 isoform X2: MDAHAHHNTPSVELIDHSLHGHDHAGMHHEHDHMALNPTTLSPPLATPHADHSMHAGHHHGGTGTGMEHMMSMAFHFGYNETILFSWWHIETVAGLVGSMVAIFLLALLYEGLKYYREYLFWKTYNLLEYRPVTGPQRNPEAPRLPTPAAAAPSPVQPSMLSISHLYQTLLHVLQVTLSFLLMLIFMTYNVWLCLMVVLGAGVGYFLFCWKKSVIMDVTEHCH; encoded by the exons atggacGCACACGCGCATCACAACACACCCAGCGTGG AGCTTATAGATCATTCCTTGCATGGACACGATCACGCTGGCATGCATCATGAGCACGATCACATGGCGCTGAATCCAACAACGTTGAGTCCGCCGCTGGCAACGCCACACGCGGATCACAGCATGCATGCGGGTCATCATCATGGCGGCACTGGAACAGGCATGGAGCACATGATGTCCATGGCG ttCCACTTTGGCTACAACGAGACCATACTCTTCTCCTGGTGGCACATCGAGACAGTGGCTGGCTTGGTGGGCTCCATGGTGGCCATCTtcttgctggcgctgctctaCGAGGGCTTGAAGTACTATCGCGAGTATCTCTTCTGGAAGACCTACAATCTGCTGGAGTATCGACCAGTGACGGGGCCGCAGCGCAATCCGGAGGCGCCACGCCTGCCCACGCCCGCCGCAGCTGCGCCCTCGCCCGTACA GCCATCGATGCTATCGATTAGCCATCTGTATCAGACGCTGTTGCACGTGCTGCAGGTGACATTATCCTTTCTGCTGATGTTGATCTTCATGACCTACAATGTGTGGCTCTGCTTGATGGTGGTGCTGGGCGCTGGCGTTGGCTACTTTCTGTTCTGCTGGAAGAAATCCGTGATTATGGATGTGACCGAGCATTGTCACTAG
- the LOC108607040 gene encoding high affinity copper uptake protein 1 isoform X1 — MDAHAHHNTPSVELIDHSLHGHDHAGMHHEHDHMALNPTTLSPPLATPHADHSMHAGHHHGGTGTGMEHMMSMAFHFGYNETILFSWWHIETVAGLVGSMVAIFLLALLYEGLKYYREYLFWKTYNLLEYRPVTGPQRNPEAPRLPTPAAAAPSPVQYVGEVVHKQPPSMLSISHLYQTLLHVLQVTLSFLLMLIFMTYNVWLCLMVVLGAGVGYFLFCWKKSVIMDVTEHCH, encoded by the exons atggacGCACACGCGCATCACAACACACCCAGCGTGG AGCTTATAGATCATTCCTTGCATGGACACGATCACGCTGGCATGCATCATGAGCACGATCACATGGCGCTGAATCCAACAACGTTGAGTCCGCCGCTGGCAACGCCACACGCGGATCACAGCATGCATGCGGGTCATCATCATGGCGGCACTGGAACAGGCATGGAGCACATGATGTCCATGGCG ttCCACTTTGGCTACAACGAGACCATACTCTTCTCCTGGTGGCACATCGAGACAGTGGCTGGCTTGGTGGGCTCCATGGTGGCCATCTtcttgctggcgctgctctaCGAGGGCTTGAAGTACTATCGCGAGTATCTCTTCTGGAAGACCTACAATCTGCTGGAGTATCGACCAGTGACGGGGCCGCAGCGCAATCCGGAGGCGCCACGCCTGCCCACGCCCGCCGCAGCTGCGCCCTCGCCCGTACA ATATGTGGGTGAGGTGGTTCACAAGCAACC GCCATCGATGCTATCGATTAGCCATCTGTATCAGACGCTGTTGCACGTGCTGCAGGTGACATTATCCTTTCTGCTGATGTTGATCTTCATGACCTACAATGTGTGGCTCTGCTTGATGGTGGTGCTGGGCGCTGGCGTTGGCTACTTTCTGTTCTGCTGGAAGAAATCCGTGATTATGGATGTGACCGAGCATTGTCACTAG
- the LOC108605348 gene encoding histone acetyltransferase KAT2A-like, giving the protein MADNNVRITRSNSKRRTNEQSGPAKRKRSNQQTAEGPESATTVAPQLGSSMSFHLIEHETIEKCMDIMLSVKSVYMETLPKMPPKFISKMMFDGVHKTLALLVNGSTIGAICFRLFPDEGFTEITFCAVTMARQNEGFGRYLMNMLKDFVGEKGIMHLLTHADCNAVGYFRKQGFSENIGLPLAVYRPLIKEYDNAKLMHIHLEPGIRYTQPKLHLNTHNHLNKVDSFEMSLLTNLLGTLLKYIKQQKDAWPFLRPVSTAIAPGYYEYIQYPMDLQTMEQRLKRGYYISSDLFIADMKRIFSNCHLYNDPNQYTRCADNLECYFNKQMRGLGLMKKN; this is encoded by the exons ATGGCAGACAATAATGTGAGAATTACACGCTCCAACAGCAAACGAAGGACTAATGAGCAGTCTGGACCAGCAAAGCGCAAACGTTCAAACCAACAGACTGCTGAGGGTCCTGAGTCGGCTACGACTGTTGCGCCGCAGCTCGGAAGCTCAATGTCGTTCCATTTGATTGAGCATGAGACTATAGAGAAGTGCATGGACATCATGCTAAGCGTAAAGTCTGTATATATGGAAACTTTGCCGAAGATGCCACCGAAATTCATTAGCAAGATGATGTTCGATGGCGTGCACAAGACTCTGGCGCTGCTGGTGAATGGAAGCACCATTGGCGCCATTTGCTTCCGTCTGTTTCCCGATGAGGGATTCACCGAGATCACCTTTTGCGCTGTGACAATGGCGAGGCAGAACGAGGGCTTTGGCCGCTATCTGATGAATATGCTCAAGGACTTTGTGGGCGAGAAGGGCATTATGCATCTGCTCACCCATGCCGATTGCAATGCTGTTGGCTATTTCAGGAAGCAGGGCTTCTCGGAGAACATAGGACTGCCGCTTGCCGTTTATCGGCCCCTTATCAAGGAATATGACAATGCCAAGCTTATGCACATTCACTTGGAGCCCGGCATAAGATACACGCAACCCAAGCTGCACCTAAACACTCATAATCATCTCAACAAAGTGGACTCGTTTGAGATGAGCCTGCTAACCAATCTACTGGGCACTCTGCTGAAATACattaagcagcaaaaggaCGCTTGGCCATTTCTGCGTCCTGTGAGCACCGCCATAGCGCCCGGCTACTACGAATACATTCAGTATCCCATGGATCTGCAGACCATGGAGCAGCGCCTGAAGCGTGGCTACTACATCTCGAGTGATCTCTTCATAGCCGACATGAAGCGCATCTTCAGCAACTGTCATCTATACAATGATCCTAACCAGTACACTCGCTGCGCTGACAACTTGGAGTGTTACTTCAATAAGCAGATGCGTGGACTGGGCTTGATGAAGAAG AATTGA